The genomic stretch TTCGAGCATCGTGAATTCGGGATTGTGCTTAAAGCTCATCCCTTCGTTCCGGAAGTTCCGACCGATTTCGTAGACGCGCTCGAAGCCGCCCACGAGCAGCCGCTTCAGATGGAGCTCGAGGCTGATGCGGAGAACGCGGGGCTCATCGAGGGCATTGAAGTGCGTGACGAACGGGCGGGCCGCCGCACCGCCCTCGCTCACCTGCAGGATCGGCGTCTCGACCTCGAGGAAGCCACGGTCGTCCAAGAACCGCCGGATTGCGGCGACCGTGCGGCTGCGGATTTCGAAGACGCGCCGGGTTTCCTCGTTGGCCATCAGGTCGAGGTAGCGGCGTCGCTGGCGCAGGTCGGGGTCGGAGAGCCCGTGGTACTTCTCGGGGGGCGCATGGAGCGCTTTGGCCAGCATGGTCCAGGTCGACGCCTGGACCGTCGGCTGTCCCGTCCGGGTGCGGATGGGCGTGCCGGTCACGCCGATGAAGTCGCCGAGGTCGACGAGCCGCAGCAGGTCGTATCGATCCGTGGTGTTGGCGCGGAGAAGGACCTGGAGCCGGCCGTACCCATCGAGGAGGTCCATAAACGTCGCCTTGCCCATGTCCCGCCGCGCGACGACGCGGCCGGCAACGCGGACCGTCACGCCTGCCGCTTCAGACTGGTCGGCGGGCAGGGACTCGACCATCGCGACCACCTCGCGGGAGGTATGGGAACGCTCCCATCGCGGGGGGTACGGGTCGATGCCGAGGCGGCGGAGCTCCTCGAGCTTCGCCAGCCGCTGCGCCATCAGTTCATCCACGAACGGCTCCTTCACGACGACGGGCCGCGTCCTGGCGGCCCGTCGCAGCTGGAATTGTGCGCTCGACCGCGGCGTCAGTCGATCTTCAGCACCTTGAGCTTGATGACCCCTTTGGGAACATTCACCGAGACAACATCGCCGACGGCCTTCCCCAGCAGGGCCGTGCCAACCGGGGAATCATTGGAAATCTTCCCGTTGAGCGGGTCGGCCTCTGGAGGGCCGACGATCTTGTAGGTGCGGATGGTACCGTCCTGGTCGACCTCGACGGTGGAGCCGACCACAACCCGCCCGGCCGCATGTGCGGCCTCCTCATCGA from Tepidiforma thermophila encodes the following:
- the lysS gene encoding lysine--tRNA ligase, producing MAQRLAKLEELRRLGIDPYPPRWERSHTSREVVAMVESLPADQSEAAGVTVRVAGRVVARRDMGKATFMDLLDGYGRLQVLLRANTTDRYDLLRLVDLGDFIGVTGTPIRTRTGQPTVQASTWTMLAKALHAPPEKYHGLSDPDLRQRRRYLDLMANEETRRVFEIRSRTVAAIRRFLDDRGFLEVETPILQVSEGGAAARPFVTHFNALDEPRVLRISLELHLKRLLVGGFERVYEIGRNFRNEGMSFKHNPEFTMLESYEAYADYNDVAEMTEEMISTVARQVLGTTVIEFRGHQIDLAPPWRRMTFIEALREFGGPDLEAITDSDTLRDELRRRGLPVTDQMGYGKLADEAMSHYVEPNLIQPTFLLDYPVELSPLAKRKPENPRLVERFECFIAGFECGNAYTELNDPLDQRQRFEQQLALKAAGDEEVELVDEDFLFALEHGMPPTGGFGMGVDRLVMLLTGQPSIREVILFPPVRARED
- the greA gene encoding transcription elongation factor GreA; this translates as MTDKPVPLTREGKAKLEQELEQLRIRRREVAELIHNAQEQGSSQADAEYDDAKLEQGRVEGRILEIEDILRRAKIIDEEAAHAAGRVVVGSTVEVDQDGTIRTYKIVGPPEADPLNGKISNDSPVGTALLGKAVGDVVSVNVPKGVIKLKVLKID